A window of Nocardia arthritidis genomic DNA:
ACGAGTTGCACACCGAGGGCACGGCGTGGCTGCGCCGCATCACCTCCCTGCTGGACGGCAGACTTACTCTGTCGCAACACCGGGAGATCCTCGTACTGGCCGGTTGGGTCGCGCTGCTGGTCGGCTGCGTCGACTACGACATCGGGCGGCGCACCACCGCCGAGGCCACCCGCCGCGCCGCGCACTCGCTCGGCCTGGAGGCGGAGAATCCCGAAATCACCGGCTGGGCAGCGGAAATGGCCGCTTGGTTTGCCCTTACTCAGGGTAACTACCGGGGTGCGATCGAGGCGGTCGACTCGGCCATCGACACGAGTCGGCAACTCGGCGTGGGTGTCCAGTTGTCCGCGCAGCGGGCCAAGGCACTCGCCCGGCTCGGCGAGCGCAAAGAGGTGGAGAACGCGCTCGGCGAGGGCCGAGCAATCTTGGAGCGACTCGACCATCCGGCCAATCTGGACAATCATTTCGTCGTCGATCCGCAAAAGTTCGACTTCTACGCGATGGACTGCTGCCGGGTAGCCGGCGAGGACCGGCTCGCCGAATCCTATGCGCGCGAGGTGATCCGGAACTCGACGCGGGCCGACGGCACGGTGCGCAACCCGATGCGGGTCTCCGAGGCGCACCTCACCCTCGCCGTCGTCGCGGTCCGCAACCGGGATCTGGAGCTCGCGGTGGACGAGGGCATGCGCGCCTTCGCGGGCAAGCGCCGCTCGCTACCGTCGCTCATGTGGATCGCGGGCGAGACCGCGCGGGAAATCATCGAACGCTTCCCCGGCGACCCGCGCACCCGTATCTACCTCGATCAACTGCGCTCACTGTCCGCCGAGTGAATTCGGACCACCCCGCGTCGCGCAGACCAGCGCGGCGCGGTTCCCGTTCGCACGGTGCCGAATCACACTCAGCCGGAATGACGGATCCGCAACCGACCCAGCCAGGGCGGAGCGAGTGTTATGAGCGACGTCCGCGACGCGGCGAATCAGAAACAAGCTATGCCGTGGCAAATTCGTCGGTGCTGACCACTACCCTGTTTCCGGTGACCGACTCCACCGACGATCGGCTACGGCTGTTCTCCTTCGCCACCGCCGAGAAACGCGCAGAGTACCTGCTGGTGCTGCGCGCCTTCGACAGTGCGCGCGCGGCCTATGTGGTGTTGCTGCACGCCGACGATGTGGCGCGGTGGATCGAGCGCGATAGCCAGGGTCAGGACACGGCGGCGGTCGAGTGCCTGTCCGGCGCGGAGATCGGGCCGCTGCTGGAACAGTTACATCAGTGGGGCGTGTTGCAGCGAAGTTATGACGGCACCCGCGCGGCAACCCTGGCGGAATACCGGAATCGGCACTTCGTGTATCAGTTCTCGCAGGCCGGATTCCAGGCATACCGGGCGGTCGCCGGTGTCCTGGACGCGCGCTTGGACGAGGCGTCGCTGTCGCGGCTCGTGCTGCCGGAACTGCTCGCGGATCTGCAAACGCTCGCCGAGGTGAATCGGGCGGGCGACGCCGAGCGGGTCTATCGGACGCTGCGCAGGCTGGATACCGCGCTCACCGAGATGGCGGCGCGGGCGGCGCACTTCTATCTCTCGCTCGGCGATCTGGTGCGCACCACCGAGATCACGCCGGAATCCTTTCTGGCGCACAAGGATGCGCTGCTGGCGCATATGCGCGAGTTCAGTATGGATCTGGCCAGGTTCGCGCCGCGGCTGGCCGCCGCCATCGCCGCCATCGAGGAGACCGGCGCCGATGAGCTGATCGAGCGGGCGGCCCGCTGCGATGAGCGGGTTCTGCTGAGTTATGCTGAGCGGCAAGCGGATTGGCGCGCACGCTGGCAGGGCCTGCGGACCTGGTTCGTCACCGTGCCGTCGGCGGACGGCTCGGGGGAATCCACCGAGGCGGATCGGTTGCGCGAGGCGACGATGAGCGCGATCGCCGCGGTGTTGTCGCTGCTGCGGCGGGTCACCGAGACGCGCAGGGGTGGGGTGAGCCGAGAATCGGCGCTGCGGCATCTGGCGGGCTGGTTCATCGCCGCGCCGACGGCCGACAGCGCGCACGCACTGTTCGACGCGGTATTCGGTTTGGGCAGGCCGCGGCATCTGGCCATGGAACATCCGGACGCGGAACTGATTCCGCCGATGCGCTCCTGGTGGGAGGCGCCGCCGCTGGAGATCTCGCGCACGCTGGCCGAGACCGGCCGACCGCCCTCACCGGGCGCGCCGGCCCGCATCCAGCGCAACGACGCCGGGATCCGGCGGCTGCGCGAGGCGCAGCTGGCGGCGCAGCGGGCCAGGGCCGAGGCCGCCGCATCGCTGGCCGCGGCGGATGTATACGAGCGAGTGCTGGACGAGCGGGAGACCGAGGTGCTGTTGCGATTGCTGGACGCGGCGTCCACCGCGTGGGTGCCGGTGAGCGGAAGGGTCGGCGGCACAACGGGTTCCGACAGCGGTGTCACGCTGACGGTCTCCGAGCACAGCGGTTCGACGGTGGTGCGCACCGCGCGCGGGCTGCTGCACCTGAACAATCGCAGGCTCGAGGTGCGGCCGACGCATCGGCGCGGCGGGAACGGCAAGCGCGGATGATCCAGGCGCGCAAGATAGATTCGCTGGCGCTGGACAATTATCAGCGCGCGGCGCGGGTGGTGCTGGCCAATCATCTGGTCACCAGAACC
This region includes:
- a CDS encoding XRE family transcriptional regulator; the encoded protein is MRSERDARGWSQADAVRVMRAKSSHNLPTDSTLLRNWRRWESGESRPDDFYAPIIAAAFDTVTAAFFPKARPNRDDELLSATGMDTLEFIGRLRMSDVSAATLDAIRITAERLCCEYPIADPHELHTEGTAWLRRITSLLDGRLTLSQHREILVLAGWVALLVGCVDYDIGRRTTAEATRRAAHSLGLEAENPEITGWAAEMAAWFALTQGNYRGAIEAVDSAIDTSRQLGVGVQLSAQRAKALARLGERKEVENALGEGRAILERLDHPANLDNHFVVDPQKFDFYAMDCCRVAGEDRLAESYAREVIRNSTRADGTVRNPMRVSEAHLTLAVVAVRNRDLELAVDEGMRAFAGKRRSLPSLMWIAGETAREIIERFPGDPRTRIYLDQLRSLSAE
- a CDS encoding TIGR02677 family protein; translated protein: MTDSTDDRLRLFSFATAEKRAEYLLVLRAFDSARAAYVVLLHADDVARWIERDSQGQDTAAVECLSGAEIGPLLEQLHQWGVLQRSYDGTRAATLAEYRNRHFVYQFSQAGFQAYRAVAGVLDARLDEASLSRLVLPELLADLQTLAEVNRAGDAERVYRTLRRLDTALTEMAARAAHFYLSLGDLVRTTEITPESFLAHKDALLAHMREFSMDLARFAPRLAAAIAAIEETGADELIERAARCDERVLLSYAERQADWRARWQGLRTWFVTVPSADGSGESTEADRLREATMSAIAAVLSLLRRVTETRRGGVSRESALRHLAGWFIAAPTADSAHALFDAVFGLGRPRHLAMEHPDAELIPPMRSWWEAPPLEISRTLAETGRPPSPGAPARIQRNDAGIRRLREAQLAAQRARAEAAASLAAADVYERVLDERETEVLLRLLDAASTAWVPVSGRVGGTTGSDSGVTLTVSEHSGSTVVRTARGLLHLNNRRLEVRPTHRRGGNGKRG